GACGGTATCACCCACCTGAACGTGCCATTCGATAATTTCTGATTCTGCGAGTCCTTCGCCGAGATCAGGCAAGGTAAAAGGTTTCATTTCCACCCCTCCACTAGTTGTTTAGCCGCAATGACAATGTCGTCTTTTTGAATCATGAAATAGTCTTCATTGCGGTAATAAGGCATCACCGTGTCGTAACCCGTTACGCGGATTGGTGGTGCTTTCAGTAAACACATCGCTTTTTCAGACACCTGAGCCAGCAGTTCGGCGCCAACACCGCAGGTTTTACTGGCTTCATGGACAACCAGCAACCGGCCGGTTTTTTCCAGTGAGGCAATAATCGTGCTCATATCAATTGGCTTGATCGAGGCCAGATCAATCACTTCGGCTTCGATTCCCATTTTGGACAGTTCATTCACAGCCTGAAGGGACTCAACGACACAGGCGCCCCAGGTGACCAAAGTCAGATCGCGACCTTTACGCAAGGTAAAGCAGGTATCCAGAGGCAGGGCTTCACCATTATCAATCACATCTGATTTTACGGTCCGGTAGATACGCTTTGGCTCGAAGAACATGACGGGATCATTACTGCGGATGGCCGCCAGTAATAATCCATAAGCGCGTTTGGGAGAAGACGGGATCACCACTTTCAGACCAGCCGTGTGGGCAAACATCGCCTCAATGCTTTCTGAGTGGTGCTCCGGCGCATGAATTCCACCACCAAAAGGCGCACGAAACACAGCAGGGCAGGTGAGGCGTCCCCGGGTTCTGTTTCGCCAGCGTGCGGCATGGCAGATCAAATGTTCCATCGCCGGGAAGACAAAGCCCTGAAACTGAAACTCAGCGACAGGGCGTAATCCCTGGCTGGCCATTCCGACAGTGACCCCGCCGATGAGCGCTTCTGCCAGTGGTGTATCTATGACGCGTTTCAGCCCAAATTTTTGTTTCAGGCCAACCGTTGCCCGGAAAACCCCGCCATTATCACCGACATCTTCGCCCAGAACGACCACATTGGGATCGCTTTCCATTTCATGATGCAGGGCCAGATTTACGGCTTCCAGCATTGTCATCTCAGCCATGGTGGCCTCCTTGCATCCGCATTGCTTTTTCAATGAGTGCATCCCGTTGCGCCCGAACCTCTTCCGTAGGTTGTTCATACAGATAGTCGAATGCGGTTTCCGGTGGTTGTGGTGCAATGTCCAGATAGCGTTTCACCGCCTGTTCGACCGTTTCACGGCATTGCGCCAGCCAGGCTTTCTCTTCTTCATCTGACCAGGCATTTTGTGACATCAGATAAGCTTTCAAGCGTTTTACCGGCTCGTATTGCCAGGCTTGCTGGAGTTCATCTTCGCTCCGGTAACGGCTGGCGTCATCCGCTGTAGTGTGATCGCCCAAGCGGTAGCTGATGGCTTCAATTAAGGTTGCGCCTTTGCCTTTCCGGGCACGATCCAGACTTTTCATCAGGACGTCATACATGGCAATAATGTCGTTTCCATCCACAGCAATACCGGGAATACCGGCACCTTTGGCTTTCTCCGACAAATATTCAGCACCACATTGCAATTTCCGGGGAACAGAGATTGCCCATTGGTTATTGTTGATAACAAAGACCAGCGGAATATTCCACGCACCGGCGCAGTTAATGGATTCGAGAAAATCACCTTTCGAGGTTGCACCGTCGCCACAGGTCACCAGTGCAGCATGATGTCCACCCTGAATTTTCAGTGCAGCGGCGACACCGACAGCATGCGTGCATTGGGTTGCAATCGGCACACAGAAGGGCAGATCGTGGCAGTGCTGATCATCCAGTGTAAAATCACTGCCGCGTTCATCACCTCCCCAGTACTGAAGATTCTTTTCCATCGCGATCCCGCGTGCCCACATCGCTGGCATATCCCGGTAGTAAGGGATAAAGACGTCGTCTTTGCGAAGCGAACGGCCGACGGCAATCCCAATGGCTTCTGACCCCAGATGAGAAGGGTAAGTCCCCAGTTTCCCTGTGCGCTGGAGTGCGACCGCTTTGTTATCGTAAACCCTTGTCAGCACCATATCCCGGTAAAATCCTTGCAGGGTTTCCAGGGTTGCCCATTCTGGCAGGGACGCAACAGCTTGTCCCTGATAGTCCAGAAAGCGGTGCATGCTTAAGGCTTGAACATTCATATCAAGCTCCTTCTGAGCTGCTTGAATTGTTGAGCAGCAAATGAACAATGGTTGATAGCATCATGCCAACGTTGCATAGTATGCATTTGTAAATTCTTGGTTTGGTGAACACCTCTAATTGTAATCAAAGTGTTAAAACTTGCTTTGGCGAAAGGCGGTGAACTGAGTAAAGAATTCGGTACAGTGGCAAATTAACCAGTGAGTTATGCTGGTTTTTAAATAGCTTAAGGGAGATATTTGGATGAAGCTGATGGGAATAGCAAGACGAAAAGCGTCACGTGCTGTTATGGAAGAATTGCAATTTGTGAATGTTTCGCCAGAAAAAGGTGTGGAAGGTGATTTTCGGGGCAAACCGGGCAAACGCCAGGTGACTGTGCTGAGTCTGGATGCCTGGACAGATGCCTGTCAGGAAGTCGGTGAATCTTTACCCTGGACAATTCGCCGCGCTAACCTGCTGGTTGAAGGAACGCGTTTTTCACAAGCCAATGTGGGGGATGTGATTCAGATTGGTCAGCTCCGATTAAAGGTGACGCGAGAAACCGATCCTTGCCCCAGAATGGATGAGCAGTTCCAAGGGATGACGCAGGCACTCAAACCCGACTGGCGGGGAGGCGTTTGCTGTACTGTTCTGTCCGGAGGAACGATCCAAGTGGGGGATACGGTCCGTATCGAATCCGGAAATGCCGTTCAGGAATAACCGCTGGCGACTCGTCTCAGTGCTAAGAAATTCCAGACATTGAATCAGAGCTGCCCAAACATTTCACTCATACTCATATAGTCGTACGGGAAGCTGAGTCAGGCCTAGTTTCGCCTCTGGCTGGGTGACCCGTGTTTTACAGCTGGAAGTGAGTGAAAATGAAGTTATCACTGATTGTCTTTATTGCCTGTTTTGCAGGCGCTGCCTGCTCTTCTCAGAGTCCTGGGTTGTATGCACAGCAAGAGCGATATGTGCAGCAAAGTTGTTATGATCACACGATTGCTGATAACTACGCCGATAGTTTTGATGTGTTTTTGTCGGAGCGGAAGCAAGAGTTGAGCGTCCTGAAACCCGAATTGACCTCAGAGAACTACCAGCAGTTACATACGGCTTTAAACCATTTCGCAGACTACTGGCAAACCCTGAATCAAGAGCGGGACATCGCTTGTGAACGCCAGGCAGCTTGTGAGTTCATGCAATTAAAGTCGCCTGAGATTAAAAGTGCAGATGCACACCTGTGTGATGGTTCAGAATTTATGTACAGTGTGAGCCGGGCGAAAATCATTTCCTTTTTCAGCGATATTGAAAGGTTGCAATTACAGCGGACTGACTTTTAATGTGACGCTGTCACAACTCTGAGTAGGTTCACGGGTCGGCAGAGGGGCTTTACCTGTGTTTCCATAAGTTGTGGTATCATGGTCAAAAAATATTTTCCGGGAAGCCTTCCTGCAGTCCGGAAAGCTGGTTTAGAATTAGGAAAAACATGCCGAGTTTTACTGTAAGCTGCCCGCACTGCCAAGAGGCAGTGACCTTGCAGCCCGCTTCTTTGTCAAATACTGTGTCTTGCCCGCATTGTTCCAAAGCAGTTTTAGATGGCAGACCCGTAGAAGGTGACAGTCACAACTTTGCAGCACTGATTCAAGGCCCCAAACCTGTTGTTGCAATTTTTTGGGGGAACAACTGTGCGCCCTGTCAGGCATTTAAACCTGTGGTTGATCAAGTCGCCCAACAAAAGAAGCAATATCGGTTTGTCAGAGTGAATGTGAAACAGCATCCGGCTCTGGCAAAGCGGTATCAGGTGAGAGGGGTGCCAACCGTTCTGATTTTCCGGAAAGGGCGGCAACAAGCGGCTTTGAATACAGCTTTACGTAAACCTGCATTTTTGAAGTGGCTGGCAGAAGTGCTTGAATAAGCGCAGAAGCGCAGCGGCTGAACAGATTCATCAAACCGTCATGCTGACATGATTGACTCATGATTCGCAGACATCACTATCAACACAATGAAGAAAATGAGGAGGAATTTATGGCGACTTGCCGTAAAGTTAGTAAGGAACGTCTGGCACTGAAAATGTCTCTTGCCGGTACAGTTGTCCTTGCCACCCTGGGTATTGGTTACGGACTGTATGTTGGATCGAGCGCGATCCTGCTCGACGGTATGTTCTCATTCCTGAGTATGGGTATGACAGGCTTAAGTCTGTATACCGCCTACCTGGTCTCAAGACCGGATGATAACCAATTCCAATTTGGTTATGCCCACATCGAACCTTTGATCAATGTCGTCAATGGCTTGCTCATCTTGGTAACCTGTTTGTTTGCACTGGCGAGTGGTGTGCAAACCATTGTCAACGGTGGCCATGAAGTTGTGCTGGAACATGCGATGGTTTATGCAGTTTTGTCGACTGTTTGCTGTTTTGGTATCTATTTCACGGAAACCCACATTGCCCGGAAGGAAGACTCCGAACTTGTTCGGGTTGACTCTCAGGAATGGTTGGTCGATGGCATCTTGAGTGCTGCAATTTTAGTTGGCTTTATGCTGGTGATGGTGTTCGACGCATTCGGTTATTCACACTGGAATGCTTATGTCGACCCGATTCTGGTTTCAGCGATGGCCATTGCAGCGTCGGTCTTACCGATTAAGGTACTCCGTCGTAATTTGCGAGAGGTGCTGCTGGTTGCACCGCAGGATAAAGTTCAGTCACGCGTAGACAGCGTGATCGAAGAACTATCCAAGCAATACCGTTTTGATGATTACACGCATCATTTTGCAAAGACGGGGCGTCAGTATGACCTGGAAGTTAATATTCTGGTGAAAGATGACCGGTACTGGACAACGAAACGCCAGGATAAAATCCGTCAGCTTTTATGGGATAGACTCCAGGGAGAGCTGGGGGATACCTGGTTGTCAGTGACATTCACTGGTCAAAAACGCTGGTTGTAATCCAGATCCGGCTTAGTTCCTAGAAGAAAATACGGCCATTCCGGCCGTATTTTTTATTAGTTTTTTTTATGTTGCTTTCAAAGAATCATAAGGCAAATAGTGCTGGTACTTTGTTGAAAAAAAGAGCAAAATACGCAGGTCTAAAGTAAGCCAACGGTTAATCATTGGTAGAAGTCGAGTTAAAAACCTGATTCCTGCATTTTACTGAGTAACTTTCTGATACTGAGCACCTTTTCGCAGTATGTTTTTAACTGAACTTCACCCGACCGGGGGTTGGACAGCACTGTTTGCTGTCGATTTTAGCTGTAACTGACGCTGAATGAACCGGCCAGTTGGCCTGAATGATAATCCGGATTGGGGAAAAGTGATGTTTGAGACACTATTGGTCATGGCATTTATTGTCGGCGGGCTTGTGACTGTTTTGAAGGAAAAGAAAACCTGCAAAAATATCAACTACTCAAGTAAATCACTGTAAGCTGAATAAACCCCATTCGGGAGTTGGCGAACAGCCCAAGATTGATTGTGTGAGATTTCACGAGAAAAGGTACCTGAGGGTGCCTTTTTTGTTGCATGGTTTTCGGAAATATCATCATACCAATCGCAGTCAATCACTGGTCATCCTCGCTTGTTCAAATGCTTGATCACTGCGTTAGATTTTTTGATTATACAATCACGAATTATCTAAAAACCGGTCTGGTTCTCAAACATTTTTCCTGCGCTATTTCTAATCACTTGCTTACTTTGATTGGTATCAGGTATTGTGGACATCTTCCGAGTGCAACACCTTTCTTATTCGAGACTTTAGCGCTTCAATAGCTCATCCTGCTAAGCGTTCCGTTCTGATCGACTGAACTATAGTGTTAGAGATGTAATCGTAAGACATTTATATCGAACAAATATAAATCTTAATGATAAATGGCTTGTGTTGTTTATGTAACGAGACGTTTTCGATATTATTGTCATGAATGCAAACATTTACTTTCTATACACATAAAGGATAAGTCGAGATGGCAGCTAGTTCTCGAAAAACAACAAAGGGAGAACTGACCCGACAAAAAATCATCGACGCGACACTCGCGTTGATTGCGAGCACTGGATTGAATAGTTTGTCACACCGCAGCATTGCGAATGCTGCCCAGGTGCGGTTATCACTGACCAGTTACTATTTTGAAAGCATGGATCACTTGATTCTGTGTGCTTTTGAAGAATTTGCTCGTCGTGAATTGAAGCAGATTCAATGGATTCGGGAACAGGTCGATGACATTCTTCAGCCTATCGTGACTCTTGGGGAAGGCAGCGATAGAGGGCCTGCGTTCAGCAACTGACTGATTTACTGACGCAATATATTCTGACTGAGTTAACAGATGAAAGCCGGCGGAAGCAACTGATTATCCGCTGTCACTTTTTGTTTTCGCTTGGTCAGTCAGAAGCCTTGATTCAGCGGATTAGTGACTATAAAGCAGAGGTGTTAAGCCTGATCAAAGCCACTGCGGAAATGATTGGCAGCCCTTCGCCTGAAGTGGATGCGAATTTAGTCGTTTTCACGTTCAGAGAATTTGAATTTTCGTTGGTAAGCGGGGATAAAAACTTCAATCAGGAGATTGTTTCTCAAACACTCAACCGTTTATTGTCGACGTTGATTGTAACCAATTCCGGTGAAAGCATTGAACACACTGATGTTTGATGCTTAAGTCGATGCTCAGATCAATTGCCCGGTGATGCCGGGCAATTGCTTCTCTGGGAAACCTGAAATCAGGCCTGTGATTTTTCTTGCCATTCATCGCGTAACTGGCGAATCGCTGCCGAACACGCTTTCCAGGCTGAAGTCTGCGTGAGGGACTGATCCGGTGATGCGGGTGACTTGAGCAGTGCATTTAAGACAGGCACCTGCGTTTGTGGCAACGCCTCCAGCGCTTCAATAGCACCAGCACGGTTGTTACACAGCATGACCATATCGCAACCAGCCTGAAGTGAGGCTTTTGCTCGCTCACCGTAACTGCCCAGTACATCTGCACCTTTCATGTTCAGGTCATCAGAAAACACAACGCCTTTGAAGTTTAACTGCTCGCGAAGCACGTTTTTTAACCAGTATTCGGAACCACTGGCTGGCTGGTTATCAAATTCAGGATAGATGACATGGGCAGGCATCATGGCATCCAGCAAATTTTGTTCAATC
The Photobacterium sp. GJ3 DNA segment above includes these coding regions:
- a CDS encoding alpha-ketoacid dehydrogenase subunit beta; the protein is MAEMTMLEAVNLALHHEMESDPNVVVLGEDVGDNGGVFRATVGLKQKFGLKRVIDTPLAEALIGGVTVGMASQGLRPVAEFQFQGFVFPAMEHLICHAARWRNRTRGRLTCPAVFRAPFGGGIHAPEHHSESIEAMFAHTAGLKVVIPSSPKRAYGLLLAAIRSNDPVMFFEPKRIYRTVKSDVIDNGEALPLDTCFTLRKGRDLTLVTWGACVVESLQAVNELSKMGIEAEVIDLASIKPIDMSTIIASLEKTGRLLVVHEASKTCGVGAELLAQVSEKAMCLLKAPPIRVTGYDTVMPYYRNEDYFMIQKDDIVIAAKQLVEGWK
- the pdhA gene encoding pyruvate dehydrogenase (acetyl-transferring) E1 component subunit alpha; amino-acid sequence: MNVQALSMHRFLDYQGQAVASLPEWATLETLQGFYRDMVLTRVYDNKAVALQRTGKLGTYPSHLGSEAIGIAVGRSLRKDDVFIPYYRDMPAMWARGIAMEKNLQYWGGDERGSDFTLDDQHCHDLPFCVPIATQCTHAVGVAAALKIQGGHHAALVTCGDGATSKGDFLESINCAGAWNIPLVFVINNNQWAISVPRKLQCGAEYLSEKAKGAGIPGIAVDGNDIIAMYDVLMKSLDRARKGKGATLIEAISYRLGDHTTADDASRYRSEDELQQAWQYEPVKRLKAYLMSQNAWSDEEEKAWLAQCRETVEQAVKRYLDIAPQPPETAFDYLYEQPTEEVRAQRDALIEKAMRMQGGHHG
- a CDS encoding MOSC domain-containing protein; amino-acid sequence: MEELQFVNVSPEKGVEGDFRGKPGKRQVTVLSLDAWTDACQEVGESLPWTIRRANLLVEGTRFSQANVGDVIQIGQLRLKVTRETDPCPRMDEQFQGMTQALKPDWRGGVCCTVLSGGTIQVGDTVRIESGNAVQE
- a CDS encoding thioredoxin domain-containing protein, giving the protein MPSFTVSCPHCQEAVTLQPASLSNTVSCPHCSKAVLDGRPVEGDSHNFAALIQGPKPVVAIFWGNNCAPCQAFKPVVDQVAQQKKQYRFVRVNVKQHPALAKRYQVRGVPTVLIFRKGRQQAALNTALRKPAFLKWLAEVLE
- a CDS encoding cation diffusion facilitator family transporter encodes the protein MATCRKVSKERLALKMSLAGTVVLATLGIGYGLYVGSSAILLDGMFSFLSMGMTGLSLYTAYLVSRPDDNQFQFGYAHIEPLINVVNGLLILVTCLFALASGVQTIVNGGHEVVLEHAMVYAVLSTVCCFGIYFTETHIARKEDSELVRVDSQEWLVDGILSAAILVGFMLVMVFDAFGYSHWNAYVDPILVSAMAIAASVLPIKVLRRNLREVLLVAPQDKVQSRVDSVIEELSKQYRFDDYTHHFAKTGRQYDLEVNILVKDDRYWTTKRQDKIRQLLWDRLQGELGDTWLSVTFTGQKRWL
- a CDS encoding TetR/AcrR family transcriptional regulator encodes the protein MAASSRKTTKGELTRQKIIDATLALIASTGLNSLSHRSIANAAQVRLSLTSYYFESMDHLILCAFEEFARRELKQIQWIREQVDDILQPIVTLGEGSDRGPAFSN